The region ACCGATGTAGCTTTGTCCGCCCTCACTCCGCGTGAATCGGAAATCTTGGGCTACCTCGCCGCCGGCCACAGCAACAAAGTCATCGCCCGCCATTTGGATTTGGCCGAATCGACGATTAAAGTTCATGTGCAAAATATTTTGCGCAAACTGAATTTAAGCAGCCGCGTACAGGCTGCGGTTTATGCGGTGCAACATAAGGTACCGCAGCCCGAAGGAATTTAAAATCAATGAACAAAGGCCGTCTGAAACGTTTCAGACGGCCTTTGTTATAGCAAATAAACATAATCTTCGATACAATTCCACCATGGCCTATTCAGAAGACTTCAAACAACTCGTACTCAAAAAACTCCGTCAAGGATGGACGATTCGCAGAGCCGCAAAAGAATTCGGCATCGCCATCTCCACCATCACACTTTGGAGACGCCCTCCGGCTCCTCAAGCCCCTCCAAAGCAACGGAAAACCCGCAAAATCAGCGTCCAAGCACTGCTCGAAGATGTTGAGCGTTATCCCGATGCCTATTGCTATGAAAGAGCGCAACGCTTTGGCTGTTCCCATACTGCCATACACAAAGCATTAAAGCGATACAACATCAGCTACAAAAAAAGACCAACCGCCACCCGAAAGCCAACAGAGGGCTCAGAAAAAACTTCCTGAAGTTACTGCACCGCTACATCCGCCGTAACCGTCCGGTTGTTTATTTAGACGAGAGCGGATTCAGAACATCCTGTTACCGGCCTTACGCTTATGCGCCAAAAAGCCGGCGCTGTTATGCGCTCCATGATTGGCAGGGACATCATCAGACCAATGCTATTGGGGCGTTATTTCACGGCAAACTGTTTGCCGTCGGGTTGTTTGATTGCAGTATTGACCGCCGAATATTTGACGCTTGGGTGGAGCGGATTTTGATTCCGGAGCTACCGCAAAACAGTGTGGTGGTGATGGATAATGCGACGTTTCATAAGGGGAATGCTTTAGCACTTCTGAAGGAGAAAGGCCATACTGTGTTATGGCTTCCGCCCTATAGCCCTGATCTGAATCAGATAGAGAAAAAGTGGGCTTGGATTAAAGGTGTTAGGAATCGGCTGCGAATTATGGATGTGGATTGTCTGTTTCAGATGTGTATCGATAAATAAGTTTGTTTGCTATAATAAGAAAACAAACAATCAGTAAATAATATTTTTACCGTAGCCTTCCAATATTTCCTTGATTTTCAATACAGTTTCTTTTAGCGGCGGATGCACGCCGGTCAATTTATATTCATCGCCGCACAACGCCCATTTGTGCGCGCCCAATTCATGATAGGGCAAAAGCTCAACAGTTTCGATATTGTCCATGCCGCCGATGAATTCGCCCAACAGATTGGCCGAGCGTTCATCATCGGTATAGCCCGGCACAATCACATAACGCACGCGCGTCGGCTGCCTGCGTTCGGCCAGATAGCGGGCGAAGTTTAATGTTTTGGTATTGGGAATACCGACCAGCACTTTATGAATATCCGGATCAATCTGTTTCAAATCCAGCATCACCAAATTGGTATGATCCAGCAATGTATCCAGAATCGAATCGTAGTGCAAAGCATAACCGTTGGTATCCAAGCAGGTATGGATTTCGTGTTCGCGGCAGGCGGTAAACCAATCACGCACGAATTCATATTGCAGCAGCGGCTCGCCGCCGGTTGCCGTTACCCCGCCGCCGGTTGCCCGCAGATAATGACGGTAAGACATCACCTGCTTCATCACCTGTCCAACCGTTAATTCTTGGGCTTTGTCGGTGTGCAAATCCCACGTATCGCGGTTGTGGCAATACAGGCAACGCATCAGACAGCCTTGCAGAAACAACACATAACGCAAGCCGGGACCATCGACCGTGCCACACGATTCGATAGAATGCACAATGCCTTTGCCCTGATAATGGCGATGCCCTGCGTCGCTATCGACTTTGGCACGGATACGGGGTTTGATGTCTTTGGCTTGCTGTTCGGGGGTAATGGTGAATGTTTGCATAATCTTGTCCGGATATATGAAGACGGTGCCTGTCTGAAAACATGCGGTTCAACGAATAAACACAATGCCGGACTCATCATCCGGCATTGTGTTCACAACCCATTCTCAGATTACATGGTTTCCGTAAAGGTACGGGTAATCACATCTTGCTGTTGCTCGCGGGTCAATGAGTTGAAACGCACGGCATAGCCGGATACGCGGATGGTCAATTGCGGATATTTATCCGGATTTTCCATCGCATCTTGCAGGGTTTCACGGTTCAGCACGTTAACATTCAAGTGTTGGCCGCCTTCCAATTCACCGGCTTCATGGTGGAAATAACCATCCATCAAACCGGCCAAGTTGCGCTCGCGTGAGCGTTCGTCTTTACCCAGGGCTCCCGGCACAATCGAGAAGGTGTAGGAAATACCGTCTTTGGCGAATTCAAACGGCAACTTCGCTACCGAAGTCAACGAAGCAACCGCACCGTTCACATCGCGGCCGTGCATAGGGTTGGCACCCGGGCCGAAAGGCGCACCGGCGCGCCGGCCGTCCGGGGTGTTACCGGTTTTCTTACCGTAAACCACATTGGAAGTAATGGTCAACACGGACTGAGTCGGAATCGCATCGCGGTATGTCTTGTGGGTGGCGACTTTACGCATGAAACGTTCTACCAAATCACAAGCGATTTCATCGACACGGTCATCATTGTTACCGAATTGCGGATATTCGCCTTCGATTTCAAAATCAACCGCTACACCGTTTTCATCGCGAATCGGTTTCACTTTAGCATATTTAATCGCAGACAGTGAATCGGCTGCCACGGACAAACCGGCAATACCGCAAGCCATGGTACGGATGATGTCACGGTCATGCAAGGCCATCAATGCGGCTTCGTATGAGTATTTGTCGTGCATGTAGTGGATAATGTT is a window of Neisseria yangbaofengii DNA encoding:
- a CDS encoding IS630 transposase-related protein, with amino-acid sequence MAYSEDFKQLVLKKLRQGWTIRRAAKEFGIAISTITLWRRPPAPQAPPKQRKTRKISVQALLEDVERYPDAYCYERAQRFGCSHTAIHKALKRYNISYKKRPTATRKPTEGSEKTS
- a CDS encoding IS630 family transposase, which produces MQHQLQKKTNRHPKANRGLRKNFLKLLHRYIRRNRPVVYLDESGFRTSCYRPYAYAPKSRRCYALHDWQGHHQTNAIGALFHGKLFAVGLFDCSIDRRIFDAWVERILIPELPQNSVVVMDNATFHKGNALALLKEKGHTVLWLPPYSPDLNQIEKKWAWIKGVRNRLRIMDVDCLFQMCIDK
- the pflA gene encoding pyruvate formate lyase 1-activating protein, translated to MMQTFTITPEQQAKDIKPRIRAKVDSDAGHRHYQGKGIVHSIESCGTVDGPGLRYVLFLQGCLMRCLYCHNRDTWDLHTDKAQELTVGQVMKQVMSYRHYLRATGGGVTATGGEPLLQYEFVRDWFTACREHEIHTCLDTNGYALHYDSILDTLLDHTNLVMLDLKQIDPDIHKVLVGIPNTKTLNFARYLAERRQPTRVRYVIVPGYTDDERSANLLGEFIGGMDNIETVELLPYHELGAHKWALCGDEYKLTGVHPPLKETVLKIKEILEGYGKNIIY